One Actinomycetota bacterium DNA window includes the following coding sequences:
- a CDS encoding pilus assembly protein — translation MASAARHGEDGAVLVQAALIMPLLALALGAVLHLGLYLLSRQVVVTAVQQGLTAATAADGTTAQGKAIASQLIAAHSAAEILELTATAASSTVTLTATVRTPAVVPGLTRTVTVAQSAAKERWVAP, via the coding sequence ATGGCTTCGGCGGCACGACACGGTGAGGACGGCGCAGTCCTGGTCCAAGCGGCCCTGATCATGCCGCTGCTCGCGTTGGCCCTTGGCGCGGTGCTGCACCTGGGCCTGTACCTGCTGTCCCGCCAGGTCGTGGTCACTGCCGTGCAGCAGGGCCTAACCGCCGCCACCGCCGCCGACGGCACCACCGCCCAGGGCAAGGCCATCGCCAGCCAGCTGATCGCCGCCCACTCGGCCGCCGAAATCCTGGAGCTGACCGCCACCGCGGCCTCCAGCACCGTGACCCTGACTGCCACCGTGCGCACCCCCGCGGTCGTGCCCGGCCTGACCCGGACCGTCACCGTCGCGCAGAGTGCCGCCAAAGAACGGTGGGTCGCCCCGTGA